Within Ovis aries strain OAR_USU_Benz2616 breed Rambouillet chromosome 3, ARS-UI_Ramb_v3.0, whole genome shotgun sequence, the genomic segment cgcaaagagtcagacacggcttagcaaccaaacaacaatgtGGCCTGGAGTCTTCTTAAGGAAATGAAGATCCAAAGAAGTTGTTAAACCCGTGTTTTTATGCTAGATTTGATGATGAGTGAGAGTTGTGGGGAAGAGTGGTATGAGCCAAGTTTCCTGAACTGGGAGAAACAGCAAGGCCTGTTAGTTCAGATTTCTCTCTGTGACCTTTTGTCTTTGGAGATAAGAATGCTCCTTTCCTCAGGGTACAAGGAGGGGCCCTCTTACTTGAGGGTTTTATTACCTGCTTCAGGAGAGGGCCGGAAACTCCTTCCTGCACATGTCATTTCTCAAATTCATTCAGCTTAAAATAGTCAATATACCAGGATGCCATAGAGTTCTATCTTGTATCAGTTGTTGCCACAATCATTCTGTATAACAGACCATCCCCAAAGTCACACTTTCAGGCAGACAGGTCAACTGGGAGTTGTCTGATGTAGGCTGGGCTCAGCTGGATAGCTGTGCTGAACATATTGCTCTGAGTGGGCTTGGCTTTTTGTTGTGAGCTGTGGGCTTAGTCAGCTACACGTGTGTTCATTCTGAGCCCAAGGTTAGAGCGGAAGCAGCTACCTATGGTGAGGACCCAAGTGCAAAAGAACAAGCCCAGTCAAGCTCATGTTAAGCTTTTGCCTGCATCAGATCTGTTAACATCCCTTTGGCTAAAGCAAATCACATAACCAATCCATGGTCCAGGGTGGGAAAGTACGCCACCTCTGGTGGGAGGGCTGCAAAATCACACAGCAGAGGGGGTGGAATTGGAGTGGTTAGGAATTTGGGGCTTGAAATTTAAGCTTTGTGGGTCAATTTAAACCTGTCTCCTCCATGGCCTACACAACCTTTCAACCAAAAGGAATTGTTCCTTTTTCTAAACTGTTACTTGATCTGTACCCATCCTGAGAGAGATGTTGCTTCCTACCTGTATCCATTATAAACGCCTCCTTCCACCAGGTTAAGTCCTGTAGGGCAAACCTTTGGCTAATTCATCTTCATTTCGTCAATGTGTTTGTATCTAAATTTAGTAAAATAGTTGTTTTAAGtgggattatatatttttttgaatgtgGTGAAATTTACATAACATAACATTTACTGTTTTAATCATTTGTAGGTGCACAGTTCTGTGACATACCCTATATTCACATTGTGctccagctttatttttcatCAGCCCTCTGCCTTCTCACATGCGTGGGCCTCCATGCTTCTTTTGGAAGGAGCTGCTTGATGGGGAGCTGTGAAGGAAGCAGTGCATGCTtgagttctctctctttctgtcttctcttttggCCTTTTTTTGGAGCAGGTGTTCTCTGCAAATGGTTGTCAGTGTATTCTGTACTCAGACTCTTTCAAGCTCGCTGCCATAGCTGAGGTGTGTGTTTTTGAAATTATGATTTAacagaccaccaccaccacccaccccatgGTCTGAGATGTGAATAGGTATAAGGCACAGAGCTGGAATGGGAAGATGATACAACGTAATGCTAATCTCAAAGTCTTGGCAGAATAACATCAACATGAAATTTTAGTTCTTCTTGAAAAGATGAAAAGTAGCTTCGCCATTCACATTCATCCTAATAAACATTGAACATTTAAACACGTTTAGTATGTTTATCGAAGACCTTGTATGGAATTCTTTCTAAAGGTTGGTACagagaattcattttctttcaaggagaataTTGGATATAAATGATTTCCAATTGGAAGCAGAAAAATCACTTTGAGTACTGTTACTTGTGATAGGATGATACCATTTTCCCATTAACAGTCTTACTGTGTTCATAGTTCCTTGGCAGATTTTTCTCGATACCCATGATTACAGAATATTGTGATGCTTAAGGCTTATTAAATGTCAAGTTGCCTAAAGGCTAAGGTGGTAGGAGCATTTCTTAGAATGCAAAGATTTTGAGACATGCTATAGTGTATGTaagtgtacgtgtgtgtgtgttagacttTCCTAATGTTTATTTCGAAGCATGTAATGTTTGAAGAGTCCAAATTAGTTAATTGAGTGCTTGAGccagaggatttttaaaagacacttttatttatttttctgcaccaGGTCTTTCATTGCGgcacgtgaactcttagttgccgtgtgtggggtctagtttcctgaccagggattggaccccttctgcactgggagcacggaGTCATAGCCActggcccccagggaagtccctttactaGAGGATTTGAGATTCGatttattttccagtagtcatgtatggatgtgagagttggactataaagaaagctgagtgctaaagaagtgatgcttttgaactgtggtgttagagaagactcttgagagtcccttggactgcgaggagttccaaccagtccatcctagagaaaatcagtcctgaatattcattggaaagactgatgctgaagctgaaactccaatactctggctacctgacgcaaagaactgactcattggaaaagaccctgatgctgggaaagactgaaggtgggaggagaaggggacaacagaggataagatggttggatggcatcaccgactcaatggacacgagcttgagtaaactctgggagttggtgatggacagggaggcctggcatgctgcagtccatggggtctcaaagagtcgaacatgactgagtgactgaactgaatttatcctTCTGATTCTTTCAGTGCCTTATTAGACTACACCCTCCAACCATGTTTTAGCTTCCCTTTCCTAGAGGATGTTGACTATAAAATGCCAGTAATACAAAAAACAATGTATTATTGTTATGTGAATAACTGCATCCTATTTATAACATGATAATCAGTTTCTACCTTATAATAGTCAACCTAGTTTGGGATCTCGTAATCATAATCTCatatttttaggattttaaaaactcTAGATATACTTGtgatgatttttttcctaattgtttaATTGATAACCAAAATTTTCCTCTTCAACCAGGGCCAAAACAGATGTGTGTGAATCTTCTGTCTCTTTGACAGTATGTTGTtgctgtcattcagtcactaagtcacgtccgactctttgcaacctcatggactgcagcacaccaggctcctctgtcttccactatttgagtttgctcaaattcatgtccaatgagtcagtgatgccatccaaccatctcatcctctgtcgtccccttttcctcctgccctcaatctttcccagcatcaggatcttttccagtgagttggctcttcacatcaggtggcaaagtattcaagcttcatcatcagtccttccaatgaatactaaaggatgatttcctttaggattgactggtttgattttgcagtccatgggactctcaagcatcttctccagcgctgcagttctttggcactcagccttctttatgatccaactctcacatccgtacttgactactggaaaagtgaaagtgaagtcgctcagttatgtctgactctttgcgaccccatggactttagcccaccaggctcctccatccatgggattctccaggcaagagtactggagtgggttgccattttcttctccagggtatcttactgacccagggattgaacccggatctcctgcattgtaggcagatgctttaccgtctgagctactagggaatcCCCATAGTAAGTGTAAATATGAAATTTATctataggtatatgtataaagTATGGTATAGTCACAGTACTAAGTCACAGTATAAACTGTAATTCTTACTGTAGATCatggctaaaatttttaaaaagcattttgtcTAGGACAAATAGGAATGAAATCACAGTATTACCTTAACTTTCTTTGTGATATCGTCTCATTTCTAGTTATGTAAtttctggggaaactgaggaccaTGGGAATGTGGATCAAACTGAGGAGGGTCTAAGTTCAAGGAAGGTGAACTTGCACAGGTTATTACAAGGCCTTGTAAGCCTTTGTTAAGGATTTTAGATTTTATCCTGAGATAAATGGAAAGTGATTgaagtataaaattttaaaaatttagccaCCATTTTGTTTGTAACTGTGATTAAATTATGAAGGGAATCTGGGAACTAGGATTGAATACGGGCTTTCTGGTAAGTGTTCTATCCCTTTAATAAACATTGATTGATTGCATACTGTGTTTCAGATATTGGTTTATCATCTCTACTCCCATCTGAAAAATAGGTTTTATAATCCTTTTGGAGTTACTGTGAACATTAAATAAGGTGATATGTGTTATGTGCACATTTAAGAGATATTTCAGTgaccttttctttgcctttttaggATCTAAGCCTGAAATAGAATGTCTTGTTTCGTCATACAATTCCTGGAATAAATAAACTTGAGAGAGAAGTTCTTATAACAGAAattacctggcagtccagtgtttaagactcagtgctttcactgcctgaGTTCaaccctgatcagggaattaaaatcccacaatCCGTGTGGCATggcccaaaacaaacaaacaaaatgaaacaaacaaaagctgagaaagACTTATAGCTAATTCAGTTTCTCTTTATTTGAAAGGAAAGTAGCGACTATTCTCAATTTCTTTTGGTAACATCAGGCTCTTCCCATGGGAGACTATAACACTGATAAAATCCTGAGATGGTGGAGTTGTCGGAACGATTGTTTAAATAAATCAACATGGAATCTTTCAGTCTTTCCCTTCCCTGCCCTCAAACATAATATTGTTTGTCTGAccacattggtttttttttttttttttgaggatagAAAGTGTCACTGTGGGGTCACATTTCCACTTAACGTGTTCATTTCCCTTCTCACTTTAGATTTCACCACCCCATCCTCAGTCCTCTGGAAAGCAGTTTCCAGCTGGAGGTCGACGTCCTGAGTCACCTCCTGAAGGCCCAGGCTCAGGTCTCCGAGTGGAAGTTCCTCCCGTCCCTGGTGAACTTGCACAGCGCTCACACCAAGCTGCAGACTTGGGGCCAGATCTTTGAAAAGCAACGGGAGACCAAGAAACATCTGTTTGGAGGGCAGTCTCAGAAGGCCGTTCAGCCCCCACACCTTTTCCTTTGGCTGATGAAACTCAAAAACATGCTTCTTGCCAAATTTAGCTTCTACTTTCACGAGGCGCTGAGCCGACAAACGACTGCTTCAGAAATGAAAGCGCTGACTGCAAAAGCCAGCCCTGACCTCTTTGGAAAGATTTCCAGCTTCATCAGGAAATACGACGCTGCCAACGTGTCCTTAATCTTCGACAACCGAGGTTCTGAGAGCTTTCAGGGTCACGGCTATCACCACCCCCATTCCTACAGAGAGGCTCCCAAAGGAGTGGATCAATATCCTGCTGTGGTGTCTTTGCCCAGCGACCGGCCTGTCATGCACTGGCCCAATGTCATCATGATCATGACGGACCGCACGTCCGACCTGAACAGCTTGGAGAAAGTGGTCCACTTCTATGATGACAAAGTTCAGAGCACCTACTTCCTCACCCGCCCAGAACCTCACTTTACCATTGTTGTCATTTTTGAGTCAAAGAAATCGGAGAGAGACTCccactttatttctttccttagtGAGATCTCACTTGCCCTTAAGAACCCCAAGGTTTTTGCAAGTCTAAAACCTGGATCCAAAGGTTAGCAGGTGGTTTGTGTGAAAGGTATTCAAGACTGGGTATTATGTTCTTAATTGCTCTAACGATCTACAGTGGTCTATGATTAGAGgttccaccccatccccacctggcacccctccccacccctcccccaccccaggcttctTGCATTTCTAAATTCAGGACAAACCCTGCCTGATTGCATTGCACCCTTTATAAGCAATTATGGCCAACTGAATTACATATCCAAAGAGTAGTCTAGGAGGTGGTCATGGATGCTGGTCTCTGCAGTACAGCAAGgtatttttttttggtgttttcttctattttcctgtatttcatgTAGACTAATATTTATTGGCCTTTGATTCTTATTTCCAGATGTTTTATAGTGTTCCAAACATTGTATTCCAATGTAGTTTCAAACGCCCTGTCTTTCCCTCCCCCCTCTTCCTGGATGAGTAACTGAGATACTATGtaaaacagcttttttaaaatcaaggaaTATTTTCCAGCTCATGAATTAGCAAATTAACATGAAACTTTAAGTTTTGTGATCagcaaattaatatttttgatgcCACAATTAGGGTCTTGATGAGAAAGTTCTATCAATTTTTGAAATTGACAGTGAATCAGAATGGTAGCAATagcatctgtttttttttaacagttccaAAGATTCTCAGGGCAACTTTAATAGCCAAGGTTGCTTTTGGGATGACCTGCACATCTAGCTGCATTTGTTTTTACCCTTATAAAGTTTgaatttttcactgttttaagGTTAGTGTAAGCCATTAAGTggtcatttcttccttcttcaggAAAGGAGCGATTTGGCTCTCTGTTTATCACCTTTCTGTTGAAATGCATGCTCATGTTTGGCTCCTCCCTGGTTATCTTTAGTCTGAAAAAGTAGGCAGTCTTGATTTTTCAGCCTCTTTTAGGCAACTTAACCTACTTCTGTAAAATCAAAATGGAGGTCTTGATACTTGCTAAAAATCTATTGCACATTCAAAAGGCCTCTTCGTAGTTGAGTAATCCACCTACAGTTAAGCACATCTCAACCTGGGTTTCATTCCTGTCTCCTCCACGTTATTTTTAGAAGCAGTGATACATCTTAACACATGCTTCCTTAACGCTTTCCTTCAGTAGGTGTTCATGGGGAAGGAGACAGATCAGTGAAGCCATAATGGGCCGTGGAGACCTTCCCTTCTAGGTTATTGATTGAGAATAAAAATAAGCCACAAAGAGTAATTGAGTAGTTACTATTTGATAGTTCCTTCAAAGCTTGTGTGCAGCATAATGATCAGAGCAGTCCCCTTTCTCATGATTGCATGGAGTCACGGTTTTTTACGGGGTGGCCACAGCAGGCAACCTGGCAGCATTGGCTGAGACCAGAGAGTCTCTTGAGTCTATGTAGGAGGCCTGCCTATCTCAGACCAGACTCCCTGGTGGAAGAGCCCACTGGCCTATTTTCTGTGGAgaatgtgtgtttttcttttgtttttattttttttttaaatatgatttgtGAAAAGCCAGTTTGCTTTACATAGGAAGTAGAGATTTACTTCTGCATTTTATTCACTAAGGTTCAATAAAAATCTGGGCCGATTTCACAACATTTAACTTacataaaaaattgaaaacaattggAACTAATTAGTcaaatcatttttcttcctttttgtgtttttccaagaagctgaaaaatattccttggtgttcatgaattttttttcccccctagatGAAACCACCATTAGCCTTAATGATATGGTGTCCCTTTTACCTAAAAGAAATAGGCCTCAGTGGAGCATGGCAGAGAgtgtaaataaaacatatatacaatatttaaATACTGAGTCCTCGcctagaaaatatttgaattgtatatttatttttaaacctattttggTTCAAGCCAGGAAACAAAGTCATTTTACTCTCTGAGATTTGTCCTTTGAAATCAGTAATGAAATGATCTATAAAGTCTATTCTTTGctaatgtgaagtgaagtgaaagttgcttagtggtgtctgactctttgtgaccccattctccaggccagaatactggagtgggtagcctttctcttctccaggggatcttcccaatacagggattgaacccaggtctcccgcatcgcaggcggactctttaccagctgaaccacaaggaaagccccaaaatactggagatggtaacctatcccttctccaggggatcttcctgacctaggaatcgaactgtctcctgcatttcgggcagattctttaccaaacagctatcagggaagccccatgctttGCTAATGGGAAGAACAAATGCTCATATTTTCTGTAGACCATTTGCTTTGAAATATGTTTCTAAAGCACAACTTGATCAATGTTTATGGGTAACCAGAAGTGTAGTGAACAATTACCAAGCTTGCCAACAAGCCCATCAAGGAGTGTTCATTTCAGATCGCTGTTTGGACAGAGGGTGAACATTTATGACTTTGTTCTTTGCGTCCAGCCTGGTGTCTGACTGTGTCATCTTAGGGAGTGTGACAGTAAAGCTAAATTCTTAATCCAGGAGCCAATATCCTGTTTATAAGTGCTCTGTACATTTGAAGATGCTAGAGAAAATTTACTTTGAAGAGAGAAAATAGTTATTTCAACCTCACTCCCAGTAGAGTCACTCAGGTGATTGTCAAAATAAGTTCACCCTTTGATCTAACAGCCAACTTGCAATTTTCTTTGGCAAGTTGGCCTCTGAGTTTgacttccttatctgtaaaatgggaataaggaAATATGGTCTGCTTTTTCCAAAGGATGTGTAAGAATGAACTGAGATCACGCATGTAAAAAATGCTTTGCAAACTTACTTGCATTTGAATGCTGTCAAAATAAAAGATGAACCActgtttctttaaacttttctgtTCTCATCTTTCTCTCCAGATTGGTGACAAACCTGTACTTTGACATTAAGTTTGAATGGTACTTAAAGAACTAGTTTAGAAGAGGAGGCAGATAAATGTCTAATCAACCCACCTGCTTTACTTATTTTAGAATCTTTGTGAAATGAAagtcaggcgtgtccgactctttgcgaccccatgaaccatatagtccatggaattctccaggccagaatactggagtgggtagcctttcccttctccaggggatcttcccaacccagggatcgaacccaggtctcccagttgcaagtggattctttaccaattgagccaccagggaagcccttagaatcTTTGTGGTTCTTCCCAAATTTTTATCATTGGTGGAAGCatcatttcatttctgttttcttactgATATTTCTTAGTCTGGTTGCTCTATCAGTTATTGAGAAGGGTGAATTAAAATCTCCAGTTGTGACTatggatttctttatttctgtcagtttttctgcattttgaattccttttattagTCGCATACacatttatagtttttctttctcatgtattaaccattttatcattataaagCTTCCCACTTTATTTCCATTAGTACTCCTTGCTTTGAAGtccattttgcctcttttttttttttttttaagaaaaattaggaataatTCCTTTGGCTGTGCTAGATCTTTGTTGTTGcatgagctttctctagctgtgacgaGCAGCACctactctctagtttcagtgcgagggcttctcattgcattggcttttcttgttgtggaacacaggttctagggctcccaggctctagagcgtgggcttagtagttgtggcatacaggcttagttgctctacagcctgtgggatattcccagatcagggatcaaacacatctcctgcgttggcaggcaagttctgtacctctgagccatcaggaaagcctttGCCTCATTTTTATGACCATTCCAGCCTGCTTGTGTTTCCTGTTTGCATGGTGTATCTTTTTCAATCTTCTTACTTgtcatttatttgtatcattgttTTTAAAGTGTGTGTAGTGAGAACTAGAGAATACTAATTAAAAAGAGCAGTATCTGACAGTCTCTGCCTTTTGATtgaaatgtttaatttatttcttctatgaGGTTTTCACAGTCAGGGTTTTGCTGATGGTATCCTCAAACCATTATTTAACAAgctttctgttctcttttctcttcatgTTGGGAGTTAGATCAAGATGTTTGATCACATTcagtaattgctttttttttttttttttttggtagcaagTGTTGtgcattttgggcttcccacgtggcactagtggtaaagaaccaatgcaggagatgtaagagatatgagAGACagggtttccatccctggttggggaagatcctctagaggagggcatggcaacccactccagtattcttgcccagaaaatcttatggacagaggagcctgccaggctatggTTCaaagggtcgccaagagtcggacatgactgaagtgacttagcacgtgcacacacacatacacacgttgTGTGTTTTATTAGACAGCTAATACCTGGCATTGCCTAAATTGGTTGTATTAGTAGAGGTTACAAAACTGTTGGATTCTAAATATGTCACTTTAAtttcatggggaaacagtagaaacagtgtcagactttatttttctgggctccaaaatcactgcagatggtgattgcagccatgaaattaaaagacacttactccttggaagaaaagttatgaccaacctagatagtatattcaaaagcagagacattactttgctgactaaggtccgtctagtcaaggctatggtttttcctgtggtcatgtatggatatgagagttggactgtgaagaaggctgagtgccaaagaatggatgcttttgaactgtggtgttggagaagactcttgagagtcccttggactgcaaggagacccaaccagtccattctgaaggagatcagccctgggatttctttggaaggaatgatgctaaagctgaagttccagtactttggccacctc encodes:
- the KICS2 gene encoding KICSTOR subunit 2 — translated: MGESIPLAAPVPVEQAVLETFFSHLGIFSYDKAKDNVEKEREANKSAGGSWLSLLAALAHLAAAEKVYHSLTYLGQKLGGQSFFSRKDSIRTIYTSLHNELKKVVTGRGAFGGTAPHVEELLSHLSEQLCFFVQARTEIADFYEKMYTLSTQKFINAEELVGLLDTILKKYSSRFHHPILSPLESSFQLEVDVLSHLLKAQAQVSEWKFLPSLVNLHSAHTKLQTWGQIFEKQRETKKHLFGGQSQKAVQPPHLFLWLMKLKNMLLAKFSFYFHEALSRQTTASEMKALTAKASPDLFGKISSFIRKYDAANVSLIFDNRGSESFQGHGYHHPHSYREAPKGVDQYPAVVSLPSDRPVMHWPNVIMIMTDRTSDLNSLEKVVHFYDDKVQSTYFLTRPEPHFTIVVIFESKKSERDSHFISFLSEISLALKNPKVFASLKPGSKG